One part of the Xiphophorus hellerii strain 12219 chromosome 17, Xiphophorus_hellerii-4.1, whole genome shotgun sequence genome encodes these proteins:
- the nopchap1 gene encoding NOP protein chaperone 1 produces TNISVVRSGNRSQVLATCVTHAELNSPSNMDLNTKKTISQSLLSCGNGGGLSEKLLLKPGVGRSLQTERVPRSSVLERLQSFLPRMAEANEKLKQQLEEAPEGHFDIQNVDEAERVIEMDVAVVELNESGSESEEEEETSESESESEEDVAEITERNLKLPGNRGNKKASIQVLEQGGE; encoded by the exons ACAAATATAAGTGTGGTGAGGTCCGGAAATCGTAGCCAGGTGTTAGCTACATGTGTTACACATGCCGAGTTAAACTCTCCTTCCAACATGGACCTAAACACGAAGAAAACTATTTCCCAGTCTTTACTGTCTTGTGGAAACGGTGGAG GCCTCAGTGAGAAGCTCCTCCTGAAGCCCGGAGTGGGCCGATCCCTGCAGACGGAGCGGGTGCCAAGGAGCAGCG TTCTGGAGCGCCTGCAGAGCTTCCTGCCTCGGATGGCTGAGGCCAACGAGaagctgaagcagcagctggaggaggctCCTGAAGGACACTTTGACATCCAGAACGTGGACGAGGCAGAACGGGTCATAGAGATG GATGTAGCTGTGGTGGAGCTGAATGAGTCGGGCAGCGAatcagaagaagaggaggagacgTCTGAGTCTGAGTCTGAGTCTGAGGAAGACGTCGCTGAGATCACGGAGAGGAACCTCAAGCTGCCTGGAAACAGAGGGAACAAAAAGGCCAGCATCCAGGTCCTGGAGCAGGGAGGCGAGTAG